The following coding sequences are from one Hydra vulgaris chromosome 04, alternate assembly HydraT2T_AEP window:
- the LOC136078985 gene encoding uncharacterized protein LOC136078985 yields the protein MTSKSEALYKVVFSKIKEVLDFSPATIMSDFERGLQNALITTWSESLVNGCRFHFENAITKQLAILGLQREYHHQIQVKKWARKVMALYLIPANKILVAWGSRFIEIETFSGKIKSKLLAFKRYFERYWLNIVTPQGFSVYGLNHKTNNNAEGLNRRLKTNMGNRHRGFWQFMELLNQHVIVHTIQELQQLACNQPVRRDQRDYSAIEKMRCFEKNLRDGVWTTERFLSTVSYLFQNFKAM from the exons ATGACATCCAAATCCGAGGCTCTATATAAGGttgttttttccaaaataaaagaagttttagatTTCTCTCCAGCCACCATTATGTCGGATTTTGAACGAGGACTACAGAATGCTCTAATAACAACTTGGAGTGAAAGCTTGGTGAATGGTTGCAG gtttcattttgaaaatgcaATCACCAAGCAATTAGCAATTCTTGGTCTTCAGAGGGAATACCACCACCAAATTCAAGTAAAGAAGTGGGCACGAAAAGTTATGGCACTTTATCTTATTCCTGCAAACAAGATCTTGGTTGCTTGGGGATCTCGATTTATTGAGATTGAAACATTCAGTGGCAAAATCAAAAGCAAACTACTTGCTTTTAAAAGGTATTTTGAGAGGTATTGGCTCAATATAGTGACCCCACAAGGGTTCAGTGTTTATGGCTTGAATCACAAAACCAATAACAATGCAGAAGGTCTCAATAGACGTCTGAAAACAAACATGGGTAATCGGCATAGAGGATTTTGGCAGTTTATGGAATTGCTTAATCAGCATGTAATAGTGCATACAATTCAAGAGCTTCAACAGCTTGCTTGCAATCAGCCAGTCCGCCGTGACCAACGCGACTATAGTGCAATTGAAAAAATGCgttgttttgagaaaaaccttCGAGACGGAGTTTGGACAACTGAGAGATTCCTATCAACAGTAtcatatctttttcaaaacttcaaaGCTATGTAA
- the LOC136079179 gene encoding uncharacterized protein LOC136079179, with translation MSSNGSTCLAAKSGRTQLVESRNDIDEKFLANNSALFLVSTLATEVEKIKVSLNFHEELIEKKIKNALDTFIKNKSNHNEIQNKNTDLKKINSKLREIEDRTRRNNLRVDGIKEDDNETWLESEQKVKEVFNEYLGVENVKIERAHRAGKKGVKENRTIVLKLLDFKDKEEILENASKLKGKNIYINEDYCMETNKIRKELREKMKIERKLGKFVYISYDKLIVREWKTNKK, from the exons atgtcaagcaatggatcaacctgtttggcGGCTaaatcaggtagaacgcaactagtggaatcaaggaatgatattgatgaaaagttcttagcaaacaattcagctttgtttttAG tatcAACGCTGGCAAcagaagttgaaaaaataaaggttAGTCTAAATTTTCATGAggaacttattgaaaaaaaaataaaaaatgcgttggatactttcataaaaaataaatctaaccataatgaaatacaaaataaaaacactgacctcaaaaaaattaacagtaaGCTAAGAGAAATTGAAGATAGAACAAGGAGGAACAATCTAAGAGTTGACGGAATTAAAGAAGATGATAATGAAACCTGGCTGGAAAGCgaacaaaaagtaaaagaagTATTTAATGAGTACTTGGGtgtagaaaatgtaaaaattgaaagaGCACATAGAGCTGGTAAAAAAGGTGTAAAAGAGAACAGAACAATTGTTCTGAAATTATTGGACTTTAAAGATAAGGAGGAAATTTTAGAAAATGCCTCAAagttaaaaggaaaaaatatatatattaacgaaGATTACTGCATGGAGACGAATAAAATAAGAAAGGAATTGcgtgaaaaaatgaaaattgaaagaaagttgggaaaatttgtttacatatcATACGACAAGCTAATTGTACGCGAGTGGaagacaaataaaaagtaa
- the LOC100213202 gene encoding serine/threonine-protein kinase RIO3, with translation MSTTTTTSHKLCPWGKTNIEKTTFSQVMDEQYALQLHCDEEKQSPILQEISQEKKEYFPVNSNDNDTDNDLLLAQILQLEFDRENDMFIKSIEKQYNGTSKVSMSFKNFKSVHPYEEENDESESSYSEDEEKEETQRNPDGGIITKHDKFTSEKKNAQSIEQFPMSFNSGDVVGKDIRIPNHVYNKLKVHSVKEERNGFRVHDKNEHSTHEKALDENTRLIIYKMVNNETLERFNGIISTGKEAVVFHANGGKLGDVTLPSECALKVFKTTLNEFKTRQKYIKDDYRFKDRYMKQNPRRIIKLWAEKEFRNLTRMLEAGIICPRVLGLRKHILIMEFIGKDQLPAPQLKDACLSKTEFEDAYLQVINAMRDLYQKCELIHADLSEYNILWHDSKCFIIDVSQSIEPIHPDAFHFLLRDCRNIVQFFSKSGIDVMTEANLFQYVSGKDMNFIDKIEKEHQQLFEKNPDLLVYGIDSKNYSFDHHFNQMINDEKESKLITEIAREGIQLAT, from the exons ATGTCTACTACCACTACTACTTCTCATAAGTTATGTCCCTGGGgtaaaacaaatattgaaaaGACAACTTTTTCTCAAGTAATGGACGAACAGTATGCGCTTCAATTGCATTGTGACGAAGAAAAACAGTCGCCAATTTTGCAAGAAAtttctcaagaaaaaaaagaatattttccaG tCAATAGCAATGACAATGACACAGACAATGATCTTCTGTTAGCACAAATTTTGCAGTTAGAGTTTGATCGTGAAAATGATATGTTCAtcaaaagtattgaaaaacaaTACAATGGAACAAGTAAAG tatcaatgtcatttaaaaattttaaatctgttCATCCATACGAAGAAGAAAATGATGAATCTGAGAGCAGCTATTCAGAAGATGAGGAAAAAGAAGAAA cgcaAAGAAATCCTGATGGTGGCATTATTACTAAGCATGATAAGTTtacatcagaaaaaaaaaatgcacaaaGCATAgaacaa tttCCTATGAGTTTTAACTCAGGCGATGTAGTTGGCAAGGATATTCGCATACCTAACCATGTgtacaataaattaaaagttcattcaGTCAAAGAAGAGCGTAATGGTTTCCGAGTACACGACAAAAATGAGCATTCAACACAT GAAAAAGCTCTAGATGAAAATACACGCCTGATAATATACAAAATGGTGAATAATGAAACTTTAGAGCGATTTAACGGTATTATAAGCACAGGCAAAGAAGCTGTAGTGTTTCATGCAAATGGTGGAAA ATTAGGTGACGTTACCCTACCCTCAGAATGTGCTCTAAAGGTTTTCAAAACTACATTAAATGAATTCAAAACGAGACAAAAGTACATCAAAGATGACTATCGTTTTAAAGACAGGTATATGAAACAAAATCCAAGAAGAATAATTAAGCTATGGGCtgaaaaagaatttagaaatttaactAG AATGTTAGAAGCTGGTATTATCTGTCCGCGAGTATTGGGCTTGCGCAAACATATTCTCATTATGGAGTTCATTGGAAAAGATCAACTACCAGCACCTCAGTTAAAAGACGCTTGCTTGAGTAAAACTGAATTTGAAGATGCTTATTTGCAAGTTATAAAT gCTATGAGGgatttatatcaaaaatgtgAACTCATACATGCTGATCTTAGTGAATACAATATACTTTGGCACGAttccaaatgttttattatagaCGTCAGTCAGTCGATTGAACCAATACATCCTGAcgcttttcattttttattgcgAGATTGTCGAAATATCGTTCAATTTTTCAGTAAGAGTGGAATTGATGTAATGACGGAAGCAAATTTGTTTCAATATGTTAGTGGAAAAGATatgaattttattgataaaattgaaaaagag caCCAgcaattgtttgaaaaaaatccaGACTTACTTGTTTATGGCATAGactcaaaaaattattcatttgatCATCATTTTAATCAAATGATTAACGAtgaaaaagaaagtaaattaaTCACCGAAATAGCCAGAGAAGGTATCCAACTTGCCACCTAA